The DNA sequence GCGGGAGCCGTGGCCGCCATGGTCGGCACTCCTCCCGTGGTCGGCGGCGCGCTCGGCGTCGTGCTGCCGGTCGCCGCGACGGCGGCGGCCATGCCGCTGTCTGCGACGGTGGCAGGCACCGGCACCTCCGGACGCGGGAACAGCACTGGCGTCAGGAGCACGACGCCGCCGGTCAGGAGAATCGCAAGGAAGAAACGCTTATCCATCACGTCGGGAAGAGTCGGGGGGAACGGGCTCCGGCACGGGATCGAATCCCCCGGGCCGGAAAGGATGGCAGCGCGCAATGCGCTTCACCGCGAGCCAACCGCCGCGCAGCGCGCCGTGCTTCTCGAGCGCTTCGATGGCGTAATGCGAACACGTCGGATGATAGCGGCACGCCGCCGGCAACA is a window from the Pseudogemmatithrix spongiicola genome containing:
- the yidD gene encoding membrane protein insertion efficiency factor YidD, with the protein product MRYVFIFVVRAYQVVLSPLLPAACRYHPTCSHYAIEALEKHGALRGGWLAVKRIARCHPFRPGGFDPVPEPVPPDSSRRDG